DNA from Mustela lutreola isolate mMusLut2 chromosome 6, mMusLut2.pri, whole genome shotgun sequence:
atttttctgaCTTTGATGACAAGGATCCTTTTTGGTGGAATGAGGCGGTACCTATTTGGGTGACCAATCAGCTTCAGGAAAACAGATCAAGTGCCGCCGCTATGTGGCCTGGTACTGATGTACCCATTCACAATACCACACCTTCCTATTTTATGAATTATAGCTCTTCAGtgtcatttgaggaaagactaaATAATATTACCATGTGGCTGATGAATTCGAACCCACCAGTTACTTTTGCAACACTCTACTGGGAAGAACCAGATACAAGTGGCCACAAATATGGACctgaagataaagaaaacatgtaCAGAGTGTTGAAGGAAGTAGATGACCTTATTGGTGAGCTAGTCCACAGACTCAAGGTGCTAGGATTGTGGGAAAATCTCAATGTGATCATTACCAGTGATCATGGGATGACTCAGTGCTCTAAGGACAAACTGATAAACCTGGATCTCTGCATTGATCGCTCAAGCTACACTCTTGTAGATCTGACTCCAGTTGCTGCTGTCCTTCCCAAAATAAGTAAGTAACCTTGTAGCTGAGGGATATTCAAAGGGAGCAATTGAGTTAAGAGAGATGGTTTTGCAAAAGAATACAGTTTGGCTTTTGTAGTGCAGTACCATATATTCCTACTGGGAATGAGATTATATGTTTACCCCCTTAATTAACAAGTCTTTAAGCAGTTAGCCTAAGACTCATTTTCGGAGAGATTGCTTCCTtgcttttgatatattttttaagtattcacactaattgaaaaaggaaatttttatccttaaaaaaatCTTGGATTTTTGTTTGAGATGTATTGTTTATCTATTGATCTTAGAATTAGTAATTAGCAGcaatacataatttatatttacatagaaaGCTATACATGAAAATGTTCCCTTTTGTATAAAAATCCACCAGAGAgaatcacaaaatgaaaaaagtgatACGTGAATGCTTGGAAagctaggggtgtgtgtgtgtgtgtgtgtgtgtgtgtgtgtctgtctgtccgtccaaCAATATCACATAATTATTGCTCTcttttttgaagaattaaaagTGATTTAATAGATGGCATTGTTCAGGATTTATTTCCAGTTATTCTagttagaagtttttttttttttttttccttatcaggCAATCATAACTTTCTTCCTTTactgcttcctttttcttccagATACAACAGAGGTTTATAACAAACTGAAAGTCTGTAACCCTCACATGAATGTTTATCTCAAAGAAGACATTCCTGCCAGATTTCATTACCAACATAATGATCGAATTCAGCCTATTATTTTGGTTGCTGATGAAGGCTGGACAATTGTGTTAAATAAATCATTACCAAAATGTAAGTATTTAGGATATTTCTATTGTATTCTGGGGATAAATCACACATTGTGACATTGTTCCGTTAACAGCGTACTTTGATTTAGAGATACTAACACTGTGTAATCAGTTCACTTTTTGATTGGATAATTCTCAGGTTTTCATTCAAAAGCAATTTATAACCACAGTTTTACCCTTAGATGAGGAAGGTAGGTGGCATTAAGGGCAAAGGTGTAGTTGACTGTCTTACCC
Protein-coding regions in this window:
- the ENPP4 gene encoding bis(5'-adenosyl)-triphosphatase ENPP4 isoform X1, which encodes MKLLVILLFSGLITCCGGNSSHSLPSKLLLVSFDGFRADYLQNYEFPHLQNFIKEGVLVEHVKNVFITKTFPNHYSIVTGLYEESHGIVANSMYDVITKKHFSDFDDKDPFWWNEAVPIWVTNQLQENRSSAAAMWPGTDVPIHNTTPSYFMNYSSSVSFEERLNNITMWLMNSNPPVTFATLYWEEPDTSGHKYGPEDKENMYRVLKEVDDLIGELVHRLKVLGLWENLNVIITSDHGMTQCSKDKLINLDLCIDRSSYTLVDLTPVAAVLPKINTTEVYNKLKVCNPHMNVYLKEDIPARFHYQHNDRIQPIILVADEGWTIVLNKSLPKLGDHGYDNSLSSMHPFLAAHGPAFHKGYKHSTINSVDIYPMMCHILGLKPHPNNGTFGHTKCLLVDQWCINLPEAIGIVIGALLVLTTLTCLIIIMQNRLSVPRPFSRLQLQEDDDDPLIE
- the ENPP4 gene encoding bis(5'-adenosyl)-triphosphatase ENPP4 isoform X2, whose amino-acid sequence is MKLLVILLFSGLITCCGGNSSHSLPSKLLLVSFDGFRADYLQNYEFPHLQNFIKEGVLVEHVKNVFITKTFPNHYSIVTGLYEESHGIVANSMYDVITKKHFSDFDDKDPFWWNEAVPIWVTNQLQENRSSAAAMWPGTDVPIHNTTPSYFMNYSSSVSFEERLNNITMWLMNSNPPVTFATLYWEEPDTSGHKYGPEDKENMYRVLKEVDDLIGELVHRLKVLGLWENLNVIITSDHGMTQCSKDKLINLDLCIDRSSYTLVDLTPVAAVLPKINTTEVYNKLKVCNPHMNVYLKEDIPARFHYQHNDRIQPIILVADEGWTIVLNKSLPKCDHGYDNSLSSMHPFLAAHGPAFHKGYKHSTINSVDIYPMMCHILGLKPHPNNGTFGHTKCLLVDQWCINLPEAIGIVIGALLVLTTLTCLIIIMQNRLSVPRPFSRLQLQEDDDDPLIE